The following proteins come from a genomic window of bacterium:
- a CDS encoding ABC transporter permease has protein sequence MREFWERFRKNRPGVAGLVLVGLLFAVAAAAPVLSRWRPDAMDLVLQYQPPSWHHLLGTDEFGRDVLTRIFYGARVVIGVALPATALALGLGVTLGLTAGLNGGMVEQVLMRVIDVLLAFPSLVLAIGLVAAAGPSLVNIILVIGVTRAPTYGRLIHGMVLSLRHLEFVDAARATGATMFRIGARHILPNVVSPLLVYSSLTVGASILTISGLSFLGIGVQPPAADWGVMLTRGREYLMVAPWIPFFPGLAIFLTVMGFNLLGDGLRDALDPRLKLVA, from the coding sequence ATGCGTGAGTTTTGGGAGCGGTTTCGAAAGAACCGCCCGGGCGTGGCCGGCCTCGTGCTCGTCGGCCTGCTCTTCGCGGTCGCGGCCGCCGCGCCGGTGCTGTCGCGCTGGAGGCCCGACGCGATGGATCTGGTGCTTCAATACCAGCCGCCGTCGTGGCACCATCTACTGGGGACGGACGAGTTTGGGCGCGACGTCCTGACCCGGATCTTCTACGGCGCGCGGGTGGTGATCGGCGTGGCGCTGCCGGCGACGGCGCTGGCCCTCGGCCTCGGCGTGACGCTGGGACTCACGGCCGGACTCAACGGCGGGATGGTGGAGCAGGTGCTGATGCGGGTGATCGACGTGCTGCTTGCATTCCCGAGCCTCGTGCTGGCGATCGGGCTGGTCGCCGCCGCCGGGCCGAGTCTCGTCAACATCATCCTCGTGATCGGCGTGACGCGTGCGCCGACCTACGGCCGGCTGATTCACGGCATGGTGCTGAGCCTGCGGCACCTCGAGTTCGTCGACGCGGCGCGGGCCACGGGGGCAACGATGTTCCGCATCGGCGCCCGGCACATCTTGCCGAACGTCGTCAGTCCCCTGCTGGTGTACTCCAGCCTGACGGTCGGCGCGAGCATTCTCACCATTTCCGGGTTGAGCTTTCTCGGCATCGGGGTGCAGCCGCCGGCGGCCGACTGGGGCGTCATGCTGACCCGCGGCCGCGAGTACCTCATGGTGGCGCCGTGGATTCCGTTCTTCCCGGGGCTCGCGATCTTTCTCACCGTGATGGGCTTCAATCTTCTCGGCGACGGGCTGCGCGACGCGCTCGACCCGCGCCTGAAGCTGGTGGCGTAG
- a CDS encoding ABC transporter substrate-binding protein, translating into MKASDRSEDRRHTAMRVGRRELLRLAALAGVGSGLAGAFDPFPAAAAAARGGVWRMAIPGNPTAYPITIPGKLVDILVDKTLFSTLVKYELRGGAIVVVPDLAESWSANATLTEFTFRLRKGAKWHDGRPVTADDVKFSIDAQLNPKVNAGMAGVVSAISQVTAVDPATVRMTLKAPYASLPVMLGYNIAIVPKHLLEGQDLNQPVAFIQHPIGSGPFKFKAFAQDSHLEVEANKDYYGGAPLLDGIVFKVIPDGNARLAQLKSGDIDFTVIDPPQLAAVQGVPNLQVRRAPQVNYYFFAINHQQPKFADARVRQALSYAIDKQAIVKNILKGDGRVATGPINPLLGPYYNAKVEAYPYSLEKAQGLMAEAGWKKGPDGVLANAKGEKFTLLFNGPKGYPVMEQVITYAQQQYQKLGADVTLDIVDWPVHLQKYHDRAYDLLMEWWITPPNADLYDHYYSQSSNNWWSYNNSALDKMLIAARTEPDEKKRIAMYHDIQAAIAKDVPVIYLYYPPELQAMSTRTQGLPLIGYRDALTWMTKVWVRS; encoded by the coding sequence ATGAAGGCAAGCGACAGGTCCGAGGATCGACGGCACACCGCGATGCGCGTCGGCCGCCGGGAGCTGCTCCGCCTGGCCGCCCTCGCGGGCGTGGGAAGCGGTCTCGCCGGCGCGTTCGACCCGTTCCCCGCGGCCGCGGCGGCCGCGCGCGGCGGGGTCTGGCGGATGGCCATTCCGGGGAATCCGACGGCGTACCCAATCACGATTCCCGGCAAACTCGTCGACATTCTCGTCGACAAGACGTTGTTCAGCACGCTCGTCAAGTACGAGCTGCGGGGCGGCGCGATCGTGGTCGTGCCGGACCTCGCCGAGTCGTGGAGCGCCAACGCCACCCTCACCGAGTTCACGTTCCGGCTGCGGAAGGGCGCCAAGTGGCACGACGGCCGGCCCGTCACCGCGGACGACGTGAAGTTCTCGATCGACGCGCAGCTCAACCCCAAGGTGAACGCCGGCATGGCCGGCGTGGTCTCCGCGATCTCTCAGGTCACGGCCGTCGACCCCGCGACCGTGCGGATGACGCTCAAGGCGCCGTACGCGTCGCTGCCGGTGATGCTCGGCTACAACATCGCGATCGTTCCGAAGCATCTGCTGGAGGGGCAGGATCTCAACCAGCCGGTGGCGTTCATCCAGCATCCGATCGGCAGCGGGCCGTTCAAGTTCAAGGCGTTCGCGCAGGACAGCCATCTCGAGGTGGAGGCGAACAAGGACTACTACGGCGGGGCGCCGCTCCTCGACGGCATCGTCTTCAAGGTGATCCCGGACGGCAACGCGCGGCTCGCGCAGCTCAAGTCCGGCGACATCGACTTCACGGTGATCGATCCGCCGCAGCTCGCCGCGGTGCAGGGCGTGCCGAACCTCCAGGTCCGGCGGGCCCCTCAGGTCAACTACTATTTCTTCGCGATCAACCACCAGCAGCCGAAGTTCGCCGATGCGCGCGTCCGCCAGGCCCTCTCGTACGCGATCGACAAGCAGGCGATCGTGAAGAACATCCTGAAGGGCGACGGCCGCGTGGCCACGGGCCCGATCAACCCGCTGCTCGGCCCCTACTACAACGCCAAGGTCGAGGCATATCCCTACAGCCTCGAAAAAGCGCAGGGACTGATGGCCGAGGCCGGCTGGAAGAAGGGCCCGGACGGCGTGCTGGCCAACGCGAAGGGCGAGAAGTTCACCCTGCTCTTCAACGGGCCGAAGGGCTATCCGGTGATGGAACAGGTGATCACGTACGCGCAGCAGCAGTATCAGAAGCTGGGCGCCGACGTCACGCTGGATATCGTGGACTGGCCCGTCCACCTCCAGAAGTACCACGACCGCGCGTACGACCTGCTGATGGAGTGGTGGATCACGCCGCCGAACGCCGACCTGTACGACCACTACTACAGCCAGTCGTCCAACAACTGGTGGTCGTACAACAATTCGGCGCTGGACAAGATGCTGATCGCGGCGCGCACCGAGCCCGACGAAAAGAAGCGGATCGCGATGTACCACGACATCCAGGCCGCGATCGCCAAGGACGTGCCGGTGATCTACCTGTACTATCCGCCGGAGCTGCAGGCGATGAGCACGCGGACCCAGGGCCTGCCCCTCATCGGGTATCGCGACGCGCTGACGTGGATGACCAAAGTGTGGGTCCGCTCCTGA
- a CDS encoding ABC transporter substrate-binding protein, translated as MIRVIALVCLAAVAVSVAGVPVRVGAAEPGGTLRVALTSDVVKLDPHRANDCFSTYVFDEIFDTLVALDDHLNFVPHVAESWQAAPDGTVWTFKIRKGITFSDGSPLTAKDVAFSFHRILDVPEAVSGKLSKVNMIAAVDVVDDSTVRFRLKRPYAPFLGAARQHITPQAVVERMGDEAFNRAPVGSGPFRLRAWRKGEQVTLVRNDRAWLKKPNLDSVVFRPIEDGTSRTLALLAGEVDMVDSLLPQMIDRVRSGGFTVIIKPNLFYQYLGFRQYASPYTNVKFRVMVQQAIDVDRLVATVYGRGGTRAYSPVEPGLWPRDEAAWKAATPKYDPARAKALFEELIKDGVMTKDTPIVVHVSQNTDTQKIGEIVVTSLKQIGVNATLKVSEWTAFLDNVINSKDGEIYTLGTSPAQPDPDAVYAWLFATASNNGGNILGLKAVDNKAVDDLIARAAATTDRRLREQLYARINQTVIFDQRYHVPLVYPNQIVGLSAKVHDPIPMPICGSWMVTSQHNTWMSR; from the coding sequence ATGATTCGGGTGATCGCGCTGGTCTGCCTCGCGGCGGTGGCGGTGTCGGTGGCCGGTGTCCCGGTGCGCGTCGGTGCCGCGGAGCCGGGCGGGACGCTTCGCGTGGCGCTCACGTCGGACGTCGTGAAGCTCGATCCGCACCGCGCCAACGACTGCTTCTCGACCTACGTCTTCGATGAGATCTTCGACACGCTCGTCGCGCTCGACGACCACCTCAACTTCGTGCCGCACGTCGCCGAGTCGTGGCAGGCCGCGCCGGACGGGACGGTGTGGACGTTCAAGATCCGCAAGGGCATTACGTTCAGCGACGGCTCCCCGCTGACGGCGAAGGACGTGGCGTTCTCGTTCCACCGGATCCTGGACGTGCCGGAAGCGGTCTCCGGCAAACTGTCCAAGGTCAACATGATCGCCGCGGTCGACGTGGTGGACGATTCCACCGTGCGCTTCCGGCTGAAGCGGCCCTACGCGCCGTTCCTCGGTGCGGCCCGCCAGCACATCACGCCGCAGGCGGTCGTCGAGCGGATGGGCGACGAGGCGTTCAACCGGGCGCCGGTCGGCTCGGGTCCCTTCCGGCTGCGGGCCTGGCGGAAGGGCGAACAGGTCACGCTTGTCCGCAACGACCGCGCCTGGCTCAAGAAGCCCAATCTGGACTCGGTGGTCTTCCGGCCGATCGAGGACGGCACGTCCCGCACGCTGGCGCTCCTGGCCGGCGAGGTGGACATGGTGGACAGCCTGCTGCCGCAGATGATCGACCGCGTGCGGAGCGGCGGCTTCACGGTCATCATCAAGCCCAATCTGTTCTACCAGTACCTGGGGTTCCGGCAGTACGCGTCCCCGTACACCAACGTGAAGTTCCGCGTGATGGTCCAGCAGGCGATCGACGTCGACCGGCTCGTCGCCACGGTGTACGGCCGCGGCGGCACGCGCGCGTACTCGCCCGTCGAGCCCGGCCTCTGGCCGCGGGACGAGGCGGCGTGGAAGGCGGCGACGCCGAAGTACGACCCGGCCAGGGCCAAGGCGCTGTTCGAGGAGCTGATCAAAGACGGCGTCATGACCAAGGACACGCCCATCGTCGTGCACGTGTCCCAGAACACGGACACGCAGAAGATCGGCGAAATCGTCGTGACGAGCCTGAAGCAGATCGGGGTCAACGCGACGCTCAAGGTCTCGGAGTGGACCGCGTTTCTCGACAACGTCATCAACTCCAAGGACGGCGAAATCTACACGCTCGGCACCTCACCCGCGCAGCCCGATCCGGACGCGGTCTACGCCTGGCTCTTCGCCACCGCGTCCAACAACGGCGGCAATATCCTGGGCCTCAAGGCCGTCGACAACAAGGCGGTGGACGACCTGATCGCGCGGGCGGCCGCGACGACCGACCGCCGTCTGCGCGAACAGCTGTATGCGCGGATCAACCAGACCGTGATCTTCGACCAGCGCTACCACGTCCCGCTGGTGTACCCGAACCAGATCGTCGGATTGAGCGCGAAGGTGCACGATCCGATCCCGATGCCGATCTGCGGCTCCTGGATGGTGACGAGCCAGCACAACACCTGGATGTCGCGGTAA
- a CDS encoding arginase family protein, whose protein sequence is MRRKNARPSNRAVPAPVPATDRGLRVRPHTFFGCPPRDGAGPRTDVAFLGAPFDLGTTLRPGARFGPDAVRAASAWWQYARDADARAGSDGAAAAGPDTPAAEGWYDLDAGRWILRGVSMADWGDVRITPTDLHVNLDRITAGVRAVLEAGSLPVLVGGDHAVTYPAIRAFAGRGPLHIVQFDSHQDFNDERHGVRFGHGNVTRRASELPFVTGVSQIGLRSLQKYTDTLDAGRRYGIRTVSASELRRGGPRVAAAAVPAGARCYLTLDIDGLDIAAAPGTGTPEPGGLTFPEMRDAVRAIAARCRVVGLDLVEVSPPYDWAEVTSRTAARLLLDTLAAIFDGAAATSQTAAAGRRRPGPRSRGG, encoded by the coding sequence GTGCGGCGAAAGAACGCGCGGCCGTCGAACCGCGCCGTCCCGGCGCCGGTTCCCGCGACGGACCGGGGACTGCGCGTGCGGCCCCACACCTTCTTCGGCTGCCCGCCGCGGGACGGCGCGGGCCCGCGCACCGACGTCGCCTTTCTCGGCGCGCCGTTTGACCTCGGCACGACGCTGCGGCCGGGCGCCCGCTTCGGGCCGGACGCGGTGCGCGCGGCGTCGGCGTGGTGGCAGTACGCGCGCGACGCGGACGCGCGCGCGGGCTCAGACGGCGCCGCGGCGGCCGGCCCCGACACACCTGCCGCGGAAGGGTGGTACGATCTCGACGCCGGGCGCTGGATCCTCCGCGGCGTTTCAATGGCCGACTGGGGCGACGTCCGGATCACACCGACCGACCTCCACGTCAACCTCGACCGCATCACGGCGGGCGTCCGCGCCGTGCTCGAGGCGGGCAGCCTGCCGGTCCTGGTCGGCGGGGACCACGCGGTCACCTATCCCGCGATCCGCGCCTTCGCCGGCCGCGGGCCGCTGCACATCGTGCAGTTCGACAGCCACCAGGACTTCAACGACGAACGCCACGGGGTGCGCTTCGGCCACGGGAACGTGACGCGCCGCGCCTCGGAGCTGCCGTTCGTCACGGGGGTGTCCCAGATCGGCCTCAGGAGCCTCCAGAAGTACACCGATACGCTGGACGCCGGCCGGCGGTACGGCATCCGCACGGTGAGCGCGTCCGAGCTGCGTCGGGGCGGACCGCGCGTCGCGGCGGCCGCGGTGCCGGCGGGCGCGCGCTGCTACCTCACGCTCGACATCGATGGGCTCGACATCGCCGCCGCCCCGGGCACCGGCACCCCGGAACCCGGCGGGCTCACGTTCCCTGAGATGCGCGACGCCGTGCGCGCGATCGCGGCGCGCTGCCGCGTCGTGGGCCTGGACCTGGTGGAGGTGTCGCCCCCGTATGATTGGGCGGAGGTCACGTCGCGGACGGCGGCGCGTCTTTTGCTCGACACGCTCGCCGCGATCTTCGACGGAGCGGCCGCTACGTCACAGACCGCAGCCGCGGGTCGAAGGCGTCCCGGACCGCGTTCCCGAGGAGGTTGA
- a CDS encoding ABC transporter permease: MAGYVLRRLAQAAVLLWIVSVVTFVLIHTAPGGPAMLQNPDLGRDQIARFRANLGLDDPLPVQYLRWLRAAARGDFGRSYNTVEPVLRLVGTRLPNTLLLTGLALGLAIALAIPLGVLSATHRNTAIDRAIAGVSFLGISTPVFWLGIVLIVVFSVQLKALPAGGMYQIGAGFSVADRLRHLAMPVFVLTIANLAEVTRYTRSAMIGALGEDYVRTAHAKGMPAATVLFRHALRNALIPVITIVGVYLPRAVSATAITETVFSWPGMGQLAVQSAATRDYPVVLGATLAVAVFAVGSSLLTDLAYGYADPRIRLG; this comes from the coding sequence ATGGCCGGATACGTGCTGCGCCGGCTGGCGCAGGCCGCCGTGCTGCTGTGGATCGTGAGCGTCGTCACCTTCGTGCTGATCCACACCGCGCCCGGCGGGCCGGCCATGTTACAGAATCCCGACCTCGGCCGGGACCAGATCGCGCGGTTCCGCGCCAACCTCGGGCTCGACGACCCGCTGCCGGTGCAGTACCTGCGCTGGCTGCGCGCGGCGGCGCGGGGCGACTTCGGGCGCAGCTACAACACGGTGGAGCCCGTGCTGCGCCTCGTCGGCACGCGCCTGCCGAACACGCTGCTGCTGACCGGACTGGCGCTCGGTCTCGCGATCGCGCTTGCGATCCCGCTCGGCGTGCTCAGCGCGACCCACCGCAACACGGCGATCGACCGGGCGATCGCCGGCGTGAGCTTCCTCGGCATCTCCACGCCGGTCTTCTGGCTCGGCATCGTCCTGATCGTCGTTTTCTCCGTGCAGCTCAAGGCCCTCCCGGCCGGCGGCATGTATCAGATCGGCGCCGGGTTCTCCGTTGCCGACCGGCTGCGGCACCTGGCGATGCCGGTGTTCGTGCTGACGATCGCCAACCTCGCCGAGGTCACGCGCTACACGCGCTCGGCGATGATCGGGGCGCTGGGCGAGGACTACGTCCGGACCGCGCACGCGAAGGGCATGCCCGCCGCAACCGTGCTGTTCCGCCACGCGCTGCGCAACGCGCTCATCCCCGTGATCACGATCGTCGGCGTGTACCTGCCGCGGGCGGTGAGCGCGACGGCGATCACGGAGACGGTGTTCTCGTGGCCCGGCATGGGGCAGCTCGCGGTGCAGTCGGCCGCGACGCGCGACTACCCGGTGGTGCTCGGTGCGACGCTGGCCGTCGCGGTGTTCGCGGTGGGAAGCAGCCTTCTGACCGACCTCGCGTACGGCTACGCCGATCCGCGCATCCGGCTGGGGTAG
- a CDS encoding ABC transporter substrate-binding protein, producing the protein MRQSGSRSVLTRRKLLQAGLGAAAVGTGAAGVQDLLRPARAAAAGVGPQTLVVAQDTSVQTFDPQIVYDNTVRITRGVYESLVTLKGGTAQVVPRLATSWQSTPDAKHWTFKLRSGVKFHDGTPFTSAAVKSTVERLIKINRGMGYAYKGTVDTIDTPDPLTVRFNLTGPDAAFLAKLAAVSGALMVSPTAVGGHASGTDMGQGWFAANEAGTGPYRIASYDKGAGQVVLSAFPDYWGGWSGNHVRTVIFKITPEASTQRLMLERSDADILTVVAPDIIDALAKESGIKVASFPTQRIFYIAMHCQRAPLNDVKVRQALSYAFDYESAKSLIFNGNLAPLYGPLPQSDPSHLSPSDKPYKFDMAKAKQLLSESSHPNGGFTLSLFLFQGDPTFQKAAEILQNQLKTLNINVTIQSMTSSVLLDKAGKPETAPDLLPVRNYPDYADPSAMLDATFGRDGWGTAGWNFSFYANDKVESLMKQANQITDQGKRNALFRDAQKIVVQEAAAVFIGTLINRVPMRANVEGYSYNPWLGNTFDVYGISKT; encoded by the coding sequence ATGAGGCAATCCGGCTCGCGGTCTGTACTAACCCGCCGAAAACTCTTGCAGGCCGGGCTCGGCGCCGCCGCCGTCGGCACGGGCGCCGCGGGCGTCCAGGACCTGCTCCGGCCCGCTCGCGCCGCCGCGGCCGGCGTGGGACCCCAGACCCTGGTCGTCGCTCAGGACACGTCCGTGCAGACGTTCGATCCGCAGATCGTGTATGACAATACCGTTCGCATCACGCGCGGCGTCTATGAGAGCCTGGTAACGCTGAAGGGCGGGACGGCCCAGGTCGTACCCAGGCTCGCGACGTCGTGGCAGAGCACGCCCGACGCGAAGCACTGGACCTTCAAGCTCCGGTCCGGAGTCAAGTTCCACGACGGCACCCCGTTCACGTCGGCCGCGGTCAAAAGCACGGTCGAGCGGCTCATCAAGATCAACCGCGGCATGGGCTACGCGTACAAAGGCACGGTGGATACGATCGACACGCCGGATCCGCTGACGGTCCGGTTCAACCTGACCGGTCCGGACGCCGCGTTTCTCGCGAAGCTCGCGGCGGTGTCGGGCGCCCTCATGGTCAGCCCTACCGCGGTCGGCGGCCACGCCTCCGGCACGGACATGGGCCAGGGCTGGTTCGCCGCGAACGAAGCCGGCACGGGCCCGTACCGGATCGCGAGCTACGACAAAGGCGCCGGCCAGGTGGTGCTGTCGGCGTTCCCCGACTACTGGGGCGGATGGTCGGGCAACCACGTCAGGACGGTCATCTTCAAGATCACGCCCGAAGCGTCGACTCAGCGGCTGATGCTCGAGCGGAGCGACGCGGACATCCTCACGGTTGTGGCGCCCGACATCATCGACGCGCTCGCCAAGGAATCCGGCATCAAGGTGGCCTCGTTCCCGACGCAGCGCATCTTCTACATCGCGATGCACTGCCAGCGCGCGCCGCTCAACGACGTGAAGGTCCGGCAGGCGCTCTCCTACGCGTTCGACTATGAGAGCGCGAAGAGCCTGATCTTCAACGGGAACCTGGCGCCGCTGTACGGGCCGCTCCCGCAGAGCGACCCCTCGCATCTCTCGCCGTCCGACAAGCCGTACAAGTTCGACATGGCGAAGGCCAAACAGCTGCTGAGCGAGTCGAGCCATCCGAACGGCGGCTTTACGCTGAGCCTGTTCCTCTTCCAGGGCGATCCGACGTTCCAGAAGGCGGCGGAGATTCTCCAGAACCAGCTCAAAACCCTCAACATCAACGTGACCATCCAGTCGATGACGTCGTCGGTGCTGCTGGACAAGGCCGGGAAGCCGGAGACGGCGCCCGACCTGCTGCCGGTGCGGAACTATCCCGACTACGCCGACCCGTCCGCGATGCTCGACGCCACCTTCGGCCGCGACGGATGGGGCACCGCGGGATGGAACTTCAGCTTCTACGCCAACGACAAGGTCGAATCGCTGATGAAGCAGGCCAACCAGATCACGGACCAGGGCAAGCGCAACGCCCTGTTCCGCGACGCGCAGAAGATCGTCGTCCAGGAGGCCGCGGCGGTCTTCATCGGCACCCTCATCAACCGCGTGCCGATGCGGGCCAACGTCGAAGGCTACAGCTACAACCCGTGGCTCGGCAACACGTTCGACGTGTACGGGATCTCGAAGACGTAG
- the nikC gene encoding nickel transporter permease yields MLSSTRVSATSRAPRRGTSYLQRSFRLLARIPSAWIGIAIVGLLVVVALAGPAAAPYDPFHISAADKLRPPSPVHWLGTDDLGRDLLSRVLTGARISLLVGVVVLVLAMVLGVGLGLIAGYWGGWMDEVIMRTTDVFLAFPRLVLAIAIAATLGPGLSNSVVAIALSWWPWYTRLVRGQLLSLREQEYVLAAVSLGAGRPRILLMHLLPNVGTTVVIQASIDIGFAILASASLSFIGLGAQPPTPEWGAIIAQARSYMVDAWWYPTFPGLAIFLAVLGFNLLGNAVRDAFDPRLRSVT; encoded by the coding sequence ATGCTGTCATCGACCCGCGTATCCGCTACTAGCCGGGCGCCGCGCCGCGGCACGAGCTACCTGCAGCGCTCGTTCCGGCTGCTCGCCCGCATCCCCTCGGCGTGGATCGGCATCGCGATCGTGGGGCTGCTGGTGGTCGTCGCGCTCGCCGGCCCGGCCGCCGCGCCGTACGATCCGTTTCACATCTCCGCCGCCGACAAGCTGCGACCGCCGTCGCCGGTCCACTGGCTCGGCACGGACGACCTCGGCCGCGACCTGCTGAGCCGCGTGCTCACGGGCGCCCGCATCTCGCTCTTGGTCGGGGTGGTCGTGCTCGTTCTGGCGATGGTGCTCGGCGTCGGGCTCGGCCTGATCGCCGGCTACTGGGGCGGGTGGATGGACGAAGTGATCATGCGCACGACCGACGTCTTTCTCGCGTTCCCGCGCCTCGTGCTGGCGATCGCCATCGCGGCCACGCTCGGTCCGGGCCTGTCGAACAGCGTGGTCGCGATCGCGCTCTCGTGGTGGCCCTGGTACACGCGGCTCGTCCGCGGCCAGCTCCTCTCGCTGCGGGAGCAGGAGTACGTCCTCGCCGCGGTCTCACTCGGGGCGGGGCGGCCGCGCATCTTACTGATGCACCTGCTGCCGAACGTCGGCACCACGGTCGTGATCCAGGCGTCGATCGACATCGGGTTCGCCATCCTGGCGAGCGCGAGCCTCAGCTTCATCGGGCTGGGTGCCCAGCCGCCCACGCCGGAGTGGGGCGCGATCATCGCCCAGGCCCGCAGCTACATGGTCGACGCGTGGTGGTACCCGACGTTTCCGGGGCTGGCGATCTTCCTCGCGGTGCTCGGCTTCAACCTCCTCGGGAACGCGGTCCGGGACGCCTTCGACCCGCGGCTGCGGTCTGTGACGTAG
- a CDS encoding ABC transporter permease, with amino-acid sequence MAAYALRRLALIPPLLIGVSLLLFVLTHLIPADPAKLIAGEHAGPDQVAAVRHAFGLDRPLPEQYLVYVGKLARGNLGVSMLTNAPVLGDLLQYFPATIELTAAAMLLTVVLGVPLGILSAVRAGSPIDLAAQVLSVSGLSFPIFFFGILLQLIFVRSLGWFPLSGRLAITAMPPPHVTGLYVVDSLLAGNLGDFGSAVSHLVLPSLTLALTSLAPTVRITRSTMLEALSQDYIRTAWAKGLVSSRVFVHHGLRNALIPVVTVLGLYTSGLLGGVFLVELIFNWPGVGLYSVNAITAFDYSAIMGTSLLLTLTFVLVNLGVDLLYAVIDPRIRY; translated from the coding sequence GTGGCCGCCTACGCGCTGAGAAGGCTCGCCCTGATCCCGCCCTTGCTGATCGGGGTGAGCCTTCTCCTTTTCGTGCTGACGCATCTGATCCCGGCCGATCCCGCCAAGCTGATCGCCGGCGAGCACGCGGGCCCCGACCAGGTGGCGGCCGTGCGCCACGCGTTCGGATTGGACCGGCCGCTGCCCGAGCAGTACCTGGTCTACGTCGGCAAACTCGCCCGCGGCAATCTCGGCGTCTCGATGTTGACCAACGCGCCGGTGCTGGGCGATCTGCTGCAGTATTTCCCGGCCACAATCGAGCTCACCGCGGCCGCGATGCTCCTCACCGTGGTGCTCGGCGTGCCGCTCGGCATCCTCTCCGCGGTCCGCGCCGGCAGCCCGATCGATCTCGCCGCGCAGGTGCTCAGTGTGAGCGGCCTGTCGTTTCCGATCTTCTTCTTCGGCATCCTGCTGCAGCTCATTTTCGTGCGAAGCCTCGGCTGGTTTCCGCTCTCCGGGCGGCTCGCCATCACCGCGATGCCTCCACCGCACGTCACCGGCCTGTACGTGGTCGACAGCCTGCTGGCCGGCAACCTCGGTGACTTTGGGAGCGCGGTGAGCCATCTCGTGCTGCCGAGCCTGACGCTCGCCCTCACCTCACTCGCCCCGACGGTTCGCATCACCCGCTCCACGATGCTCGAGGCGCTGTCGCAGGACTACATCCGGACCGCCTGGGCGAAGGGCCTCGTGTCGTCGCGCGTGTTCGTCCACCACGGCCTGCGCAACGCGCTGATCCCGGTCGTGACCGTGCTCGGGCTGTACACGAGCGGCCTGCTCGGCGGCGTCTTCCTGGTCGAGTTGATCTTCAACTGGCCGGGCGTCGGCCTCTACAGCGTCAACGCGATCACGGCGTTCGACTACTCCGCGATCATGGGCACGTCGCTGCTGCTGACCCTCACCTTCGTCCTGGTCAACCTCGGCGTCGACCTCTTGTATGCTGTCATCGACCCGCGTATCCGCTACTAG
- a CDS encoding ABC transporter permease yields the protein MAQFVARRIAFLIPTVLGVAFLVFLLLHLVPGDPVRVMAGADVSERAVQELRTKLGLNRPLLVQFGYYLLGLLHGDMGTSLRFDDTVTSLVLARFPATLELAAVSLALSLAAGIPLGVVAAFRVRSVWDAACTTVSLLGAAVPVFWLGILLAYLFGVVLKWLPITGRGGPLWTAAGWAHIVLPAVSLAVTQLAFTTRLVRDRMVEVLGMDYVRSARAKGLSEARVIYHHSLKNAMILIVANTGLQLGYLLGGSVLTETVFVWPGMGRLAVQAISGRDFPVVQGVTLAFAASFVLINMVVDMCYMWLDPRLRYA from the coding sequence GTGGCTCAGTTCGTCGCGCGGCGCATCGCGTTCCTGATCCCCACGGTGCTCGGCGTCGCGTTTCTGGTGTTTCTGCTGCTGCATCTCGTGCCGGGGGATCCGGTGCGGGTGATGGCCGGCGCCGACGTCTCCGAGCGCGCGGTGCAGGAGCTGCGGACCAAGCTGGGACTGAACCGCCCGCTGCTCGTCCAGTTCGGCTACTATCTGCTGGGTCTGCTGCACGGCGACATGGGCACCTCGCTGCGGTTCGACGACACCGTTACCTCGCTGGTGCTGGCGCGTTTCCCGGCGACGCTCGAGCTCGCCGCGGTGTCGCTCGCCCTCTCGCTGGCGGCCGGGATCCCGCTGGGCGTCGTCGCGGCATTCCGCGTCCGCTCGGTGTGGGACGCGGCGTGCACGACGGTCTCGCTGCTCGGCGCGGCCGTGCCGGTGTTCTGGCTCGGCATCCTGCTCGCGTATCTCTTCGGCGTGGTCCTGAAGTGGCTTCCCATCACGGGGCGGGGCGGCCCCTTGTGGACGGCTGCCGGCTGGGCCCACATCGTGCTGCCGGCCGTGTCGCTCGCGGTGACGCAGCTCGCGTTCACGACACGGCTGGTGCGCGACCGGATGGTCGAGGTGCTTGGGATGGATTACGTGCGGTCGGCGCGCGCGAAAGGGCTCAGCGAAGCGCGCGTCATCTACCACCATTCCTTGAAGAACGCGATGATCCTGATCGTCGCGAACACGGGCCTGCAACTCGGCTACCTTCTCGGCGGCTCGGTGCTGACCGAGACGGTGTTCGTGTGGCCCGGGATGGGCCGTCTGGCGGTGCAGGCGATCTCCGGGCGCGACTTCCCGGTGGTACAGGGGGTCACGCTGGCGTTCGCGGCGTCGTTTGTGCTGATCAACATGGTGGTCGACATGTGCTACATGTGGCTCGACCCACGCCTTCGCTATGCGTGA